The genomic DNA AATGAGATAGACACAGGACCAGGATTGCAagatgtttaggcacctaagaatggaGATACAGACCTATTGGGATTTACAATAACACCTAAGcacattaggctcctaaatcccattgaatgtCAATAAGACTTAGCCACCTCGCTCACTTAGGAGCTTTGATAGATCCCGCTAGGCATCTGTctccatctttaggtgcctaaatgcctttgtaaTCCTGACCCACAGATAACATAGAACTGGGCTGGAGTTGGGGAACTTTGGAGGAAATCCTagggcctgtgctatgcagaggGACAAACTATAGGATCATAATGGCTTCTTTTGGCTGTCTCTATGACTCTTTAAACTTTTGCCTCTGGGCCTCTGCTTTTGAGCTGTGCAGAGCTCCGGGGAGTGACTCCCATAAGCCTGAAAATAGACATGGATAAGTCACCTTCCACAGCATCAGTTCTTTAATATCAGTGAAGCTCAAAGCCAGCTGCACACAGCTCATCTACTGAGGGTAACAAGTCTGTGCCTAGCTCTGTCAGATCAGTCTAAGAGTGAGAGGAGAAATTACTCGTACATGGCTTAGCTTTTGACTTCTAGATACTCCAGTGGTGTTAACAATGCAGTTAGATAGCTAATGACCAAAGAATCCTGGCACTGGAGGATCGAATGCATCACAAGTTTGGGAAAAATCCACAATGACCTGCACAGTAAGTTCattatttcaatttaaaatatttggggATTAATATACAGAGTATACATAAGACCCAACATATAAATTACATTTTGAACTCTGTAAGGCTTTTGCTATCTATTTAGTCATACATCTAGATCCAGTccgaaaaaaaaatcagtggaaaattttgactttgcaCCAGAAACACGAAATCAGAAAAGTTTTGGAGACTTGGCAgccaaaaactatttttttcagctgaaaccttgaaaactaaaaattttaatttgaaaactaaagaaaactgaagtttccaatttttttaaaaaataatatcacAGACACtttccctgatcatttttgtttagtttaaaaTCCTGTTTTTGAAAACAATAATTGGAACGAAAATTTCTGACTGCCCCTTATTGGAAATGGAGTTGTTAGCAAAAGTGGGAAACATCAATAGTTGTGAATAATACCATGATTTCCAACCCATTTGTGCTATTGCAATTGTGTTTATTTCAGTTTCAAAGGAATAGCGAGTAGACGATAAAAACTGAGTAACAAGCAAAGCTGTTAGCCACAGAATGTGTTTTACAACCACTATTACCTTTAACCTAGAGTAGGAGTTGAACTGGCCAGCTAAGGTCTGGCTATTATGATACAAcctaagaagagaaaggaggtcaACAGAAAGAGAACCCAGCTCTTCTATTCTAGCATCAGAGCCTCTGCCCCACACTGGTGCCAGCCAAACACCAATGCTCTTGATAAAGGTACAGAAGACAGACATAGTAAGACACAGACACTCCCCACGGGAGCTCACAGTGCAACTAGACAAGGCCAGGGCTGACGAGAGGGTGGGAAGCCGGTATAAATTACTGGGACCCAGTGGTCAGGAAGGGGGCCCGACTATGCTGCATATGTGATTTTAAtgtaagtttttttaaatgtttaatttttttaatacattctttaagaataaatattttcttttcctattcTGTGTTTCATTTGTATACCAGAGagggcattttttttttctgcacatcAATACAAATGCTGGGTAAAGATTTTTAGCTAGTCCaaccttgctggggggcccaaaatttttttttcaccagggcctgAATCCGCTCTCAGCAGCCCTGGACAAGGCAGGGAAAGGGAGATAGGAACTATTAGAGATCAGCTGGTGCTCAGTGTGCTGGGCATGTCTGCGTCATGTTTCCCTAGGACAAGGGAATCAGGCTGTGCTGGTGGTTTAGAAGTTTAGTTTCCTGTCCAAGGGGTGAACTTGCTGTGTATCATAAGACTATATGACAGGAAGGGACCTGAGTCATCAAATCCAATCCTCTGCTACCACTGGCAACCCCGTCATATAATCTCCATCAGAAACTGACCCATTCCCATGTTAATCTAATTGGGTTGTCTGCTCTGAGGGCTGTTCCTGGCCCTCCCTTCTCTGACGGGGACAAACCTTCTCtgcatttccagtctaaatttactCATGGACAGTTTATCACCATTTGTTCTTATGCCAACACAGTCCTTTAGCAtcaacagctcttctccctcgCTGGTGTTTACCTCTCTGATCTATTTACAGAGAATGATCGTATCCCCTTTCAACTGGTGTTTGGCTAGGCTACACAAACCAAACTCGCCTAGGCTATGTCTAAACTAAGGGCTAGGGGTGTAATTTCCCGTTTACATACTTGCACTAGTTTGATGAGTGCTAGCGCGAGTACAAATAGCAGTGTATCTGTGGGGTCATGGGCACAGCTACAACCTCCTCTGTGCCCTGCAGGAACGTGGTCAGCTGTGCCCCCACTGTCACTGTCCATGCTATGgtggctacactgcaatttatACTCATAtcagctctcattgagctactGCGAGTGTGTgtatgcaagctgggaatcacactcctaGTTCATAGTGCAGGCagtgcctgattctcctctcctaaAATAGCTCTCCATTGTCGCAATAGCAGGACCATCATTCCTAAGATTGTTCGATTTGTGTTGTGACTCATTCTATATTTACACTACTTTTTATTAAGCCACATCTTGGATGGATAGTCAGATGGTGGAAATGGAGCCATCCTTTGACTGTAAGGGCGCTATATCGATTTACACTAGTATGATGATAATGCACCTGAGTCGTGGTGTGATTGTCAGAGGTGAGGAGGCAGAAGTGCTCTATCTTGACATTGCTTTTGCCCCTCCCTCCACAGGCAGCATACGATGTCCTGAGAAGGAAAATATCCAACCAAACTACCGTGACTGAATTCCTTCTCCTGAGCTTCTCTGAGACTCGAGAGCTGCAGATTTtacactttgtggtgtttctagggATTTTCCTGGCAGCCTTGATGGGGAACATCCTCATTATTGCAGCTATGGCCCTGGACCAccatcttcacacccccatgtacttcttcttgATGAATTTGTCCATGACAGACCTTGGATCCATCTCTGTCACTGTCCCCAAGTCCATGGCCAACTCCCTATTGAACACCAGATCGATTTCTTATTCTGGGTGCGTTGCCCAGGTCTTTCTCTTCATTTTATTCATGGCGGTTGACCTTGGTTTTCTCACCATCATGGCATATGACCGCTACGTCGCCATCTGCAAACCATTACACTATGAGTCtctgatgaacaggagagcttgtatTGAAATGGCAGCCAGTGCTTGGATCAGTGGTATTTTCTGCTCTGCACTGCACACTGGGAACACATTTGCATTAAccttctgtggaggcaacatggtggatcaattcttctgtgaaatcccacAGCTACTCAAGCTCACTTGCTTTGACTCATATCTCAATGAAGTTGGCGTTATTGCCTTTTTTGCATGTTTGACTATAAGctgctttgttttaataattgtgtcatatgttcagatcttcaccaCGGTGCTGAGAATCCCCTCAGAGCAGCGCCGGCATAAAGCCACCTCCATCTGCCtccctcacctcattgtggtctccTTGTTTATTTGCACTGGGATCTTTGCCTATGTGAAACCACCCTCCATCTGTCTATCAGGTCTGGATCTTGTGGTGGGTGTGCTCTATTCCGTGGTGCCACCGATCATGAATCcaatcatctacagcatgaggaacaagaaAATTAAAAGTGCTCTGAAGAAACTGACTCAGTGAACATTATTAACCAAGAATAAAATTTCCAGATTTCTTCCAAGACCATGACTTCATTCTGTCTGACTTTTTAGATAGAATTATTGTCTCCACAGGAATGTGATGTGCAATCTCCTTATGTAAAATGAGTTGTAATGATCAAAACTCAGTTAACTAAAGTGAATAGAGTTACTTTAGGCTTACACCGGTGTAAATTAGATAAGATCGAACTATctatatatttctctctctctattgcaacaaaccaaaacaaaactttaGTTAACACTGTAGTTTAGTTAAGGTTGTCCCCCGGAGCTGGCAATAGCTAGTGGTAATCATCTGCTTGCACACTAGCAGCATTGACTGTGTCCACTGCAGCTCTATTGAATGGTAAAGGCAGATATTGGCACACACACAGGAGGGAAATAGGGGCTGTCAGCCATACCTGTTCTGCATCTATTTTCCCCCAGTCCCCTGTCACTCACTATCACGTCCCCCTTTGCAGTGCCACAccctcccctccactccaccTAGCTCCCATTCCTCTCCAACTGACCCACCACCCCATTTATCCCCCACTTTAATCACTCCTCTGTTGCTATCCCAAAACCCCTTCTTTGGTGAGCTTTTGACAACTAGCAAAATGCCTTGGCCACTGCCTGTAGCTGGAATCCTGATTATCTTGATCATTGCTAAAAGCAGCTCAGGGGTTGAGCGAACACAAGACGTGAGCATGAGCCTGCATCCTTCCTGGTAAGCTCTCTTTTGAAATTGCTGAAGTTTGCATCTTAGAAAAACAGGAAGTCTGGCTATAGTTTTGACTGCTGTTATGTGGAAATACAGCTGCAAGGCTAACAGCTCAAAATTGCTTGCTAATGTTATTTTTTAAGTGACATGTTTTTTAACACCTGCTTCTTGCTTAATGGTTGGTTTTGATTGCCAAGCTATGTAACACTTGTAAGGATAAGAAGGGGACAATACCTGGGTTAAGTGAACTCTGCTGTGAACCCATCTCAAGTTCCCCAGCAGCAGACAGAAGGCTGGCCACTGGAAATCTGTCACTGGACACTTGAGGACCACTCCAGACCTTGGGGTAACTACAGTTTGGGGTGCTACAACATAACCTGTTGCTtgtgtgtgtacttgctggagactaaataaagtaaaagctttaagtgaaagcactcttgtttgCACTGTTTATATCAACCACTTATGATATGGGTGTGCTGtgtccccattgatttatttcctgacactgcCTCATAAGGAGTAAAGTTAGTGAGAGCTTTGGGTTCAGAAAACTGGTGGGTAACACCCTCTCCCGTTGTTCCCTCCCATCCTCTCTACCCAGCAGTAATGTGCATGTGTAACCTATTTTCATTCCAAAAATAGTTTCAGCACCTTCCAAATTTTCTGCTGTGCTCAGGTGACatttccaaaaattaaaaatccttGGACAGAGGCAGATGCCACCTTCTTTTAGTTTCAGACTTTGGCCCACTATTAGAGTCAAACTCACTGCCGGAGTAGGGCTCAGGTTTGATGGCCAGATCATTCCTCCTTCAGAAGCTTAGGTCTGTGATCCAGAGGTAGCATTCAACCAGCTCACGCTCTCTTCATGCACATGCACTGTGTAATCTATTTAGCGCCACATCAACCACTTCAAAGGCTGATGTGCCTAACTGGAGAGCTACACACTATGGCTAATAGCACTGTAACTTGATTTCCACCAAAGGGCTGGTACTGGCCTGCACTCTGGTGAAGTAACCATCAAGCACTGGAGAACCTGCTTCTGTGAGGATCTGAGCCCCGGTTTGATCTCTCtgtgtgtgaaaaaaaatcagcaccaAAATACCCTAACTTTAAGAAAAGTTAAAAGTAACTCCATTGCAGCCAATGGGGCTGACACGACCCACATTTAGTCAGGAGTAATTCAATGGGGCTGACTCCCCTCTCACCTCAGGGTAACCTAGTGGAGTTATGATGCAGTACAGCTGGTCTAAGGAAGAGGAGATTCAGGCTTTTTTACTCCAGCCCCCACCATATCCTCCATCCACTGAACCCCTCTTACCCTAGTCCC from Gopherus flavomarginatus isolate rGopFla2 chromosome 12, rGopFla2.mat.asm, whole genome shotgun sequence includes the following:
- the LOC127033066 gene encoding olfactory receptor 14A16-like translates to MTCTAAYDVLRRKISNQTTVTEFLLLSFSETRELQILHFVVFLGIFLAALMGNILIIAAMALDHHLHTPMYFFLMNLSMTDLGSISVTVPKSMANSLLNTRSISYSGCVAQVFLFILFMAVDLGFLTIMAYDRYVAICKPLHYESLMNRRACIEMAASAWISGIFCSALHTGNTFALTFCGGNMVDQFFCEIPQLLKLTCFDSYLNEVGVIAFFACLTISCFVLIIVSYVQIFTTVLRIPSEQRRHKATSICLPHLIVVSLFICTGIFAYVKPPSICLSGLDLVVGVLYSVVPPIMNPIIYSMRNKKIKSALKKLTQ